One window of Mus caroli chromosome 11, CAROLI_EIJ_v1.1, whole genome shotgun sequence genomic DNA carries:
- the Axin2 gene encoding axin-2 has protein sequence MSSAVLVTLLPDPSSSFREDAPRPPVPGEEGETPPCQPSVGKVQSTKPMPVSSNARRNEDGLGEPEGRASPDSPLTRWTKSLHSLLGDQDGAYLFRTFLEREKCVDTLDFWFACNGFRQMNLKDTKTLRVAKAIYKRYIENNSVVSKQLKPATKTYIRDGIKKQQIGSVMFDQAQTEIQAVMEENAYQVFLTSDIYLEYVRSGGENTAYMSNGGLGSLKVLCGYLPTLNEEEEWTCADLKCKLSPTVVGLSSKTLRATASVRSTETAENGFRSFKRSDPVNPYHVGSGYVFAPATSANDSELSSDALTDDSMSMTDSSVDGIPPYRMGSKKQLQREMHRSVKANGQVSLPHFPRTHRLPKEMTPVEPAAFAAELISRLEKLKLELESRHSLEERLQQIREDEEKEGSEQALSSRDGAPVQHPLALLPSGSYEEDPQTILDDHLSRVLKTPGCQSPGVGRYSPRSRSPDHHHQHHHHQQCHTLLPTGGKLPPVSACPLLGGKSFLTKQTTKHVHHHYIHHHAVPKTKEEIEAEATQRVRCLCPGGTDYYCYSKCKSHLKAPEPLPGEQFCGSRGGTLPKRNAKGTEPGLALSARDGGMSSAAGAPQLPGEEGDRSQDVWQWMLESERQSKSKPHSAQSIRKSYPLESARAAPGERVSRHHLLGASGHSRSVARAHPFTQDPAMPPLTPPNTLAQLEEACRRLAEVSKPQKQRCCVASQQRDRNHSAAGQAGASSFTNPSLAPEDHKEPKKLASVHALQASELVVTYFFCGEEIPYRRMLKAQSLTLGHFKEQLSKKGNYRYYFKKASDEFACGAVFEEIWDDETVLPMYEGRILGKVEKID, from the exons ATGAGTAGCGCCGTGTTAGTGACTCTCCTTCCAGATCCCAGCAGCAGCTTCCGCGAGGATGCTCCGCGGCCCCCGGTTCCGGGAGAAGAAGGGGAGACCCCACCGTGTCAGCCTAGTGTGGGCAAGGTCCAGTCCACCAAACCTATGCCCGTCTCCTCTAATGCTAGGCGGAATGAAGATGGACTGGGGGAGCCCGAGGGGCGGGCCTCCCCCGATTCCCCTTTGACCAGGTGGACCAAGTCTTTGCACTCATTGTTGGGTGACCAGGATGGTGCATACCTCTTCCGGACTTTCCTGGAGAGGGAGAAATGTGTGGATACTCTGGACTTCTGGTTTGCTTGTAATGGGTTCAGGCAGATGAACCTGAAGGATACCAAAACTTTGCGAGTGGCCAAAGCAATCTATAAGAGGTACATTGAGAACAACAGCGTTGTGTCCAAGCAGCTGAAGCCCGCCACCAAGACCTACATACGAGATGGCATCAAGAAGCAACAGATTGGCTCGGTCATGTTTGACCAGGCACAGACCGAGATCCAGGCGGTGATGGAGGAAAATGCCTACCAGGTGTTCTTGACTTCTGACATTTACCTGGAATATGTGAGGAGTGGGGGGGAAAACACAGCTTACATGAGTAACGGGGGGCTGGGGAGCCTAAAGGTCTTATGTGGCTACCTCCCCACCTTGAATGAAGAAGAGGAGTGGACATGTGCCGACCTCAAGTGCAAACTCTCACCCACCGTGGTTGGCTTGTCCAGCAAAACTCTTCGGGCCACCGCGAGTGTGAGATCCACGGAAACAGCTGAAAACGGATTCAG GTCCTTCAAGAGAAGCGACCCGGTTAATCCTTATCACGTAGGTTCCGGCTATGTCTTTGCACCAGCCACCAGCGCCAACGACAGCGAGTTATCCAGCGACGCACTGACCGATGATTCCATGTCCATGACAGACAGTAGCGT AGATGGAATCCCTCCTTACCGCATGGGGAGTAAGAAACAGCTCCAGAGAGAGATGCATCGCAGTGTGAAGGCCAATGGCCAAGTGTCTCTACCTCATTTTCCG AGAACCCACCGCCTGCCCAAGGAGATGACGCCTGTGGAACCTGCTGCCTTCGCCGCCGAGCTCATCTCCAGGCTGGAGAAACTGAAACTGGAGCTGGAGAGCCGCCATAGTCTGGAGGAGCGGCTGCAGCAGATCCGGGAG gatgaagaaaaggaggggtCTGAGCAGGCCCTGAGCTCACGGGATGGAGCACCGGTCCAGCACCCCCTGGCCCTCCTACCCTCCGGCAGCTATGAAGAGGACCCACAAACCATTTTGGACGACCACCTCTCCAGGGTCCTCAAGACCCCCGGCTGTCAATCCCCTGGTGTGGGTCGCTACAGCCCGCGGTCCCGCTCCCccgaccaccaccaccagcaccaccaccatcagcagtGTCACACCCTTCTTCCGACTGGGGGCAAGTTGCCCCCCGTgtctgcttgccccctccttggAGGCAAGAGCTTCCTGACCAAACAGACGACGAAGCACGTTCACCACCACTACATCCACCACCACGCCGTCCCCAAGACCAAGGAGGAGATcgaggcagaagccacacagagaGTCCGCTGCCTCTGTCCTGGAGGAACCGATTATTACTGCTACTCCAAATGCAAAAGCCACCTGAAGGCTCCAGAGCCCCTGCCTGGGGAGCAGTTTTG TGGCAGCAGAGGTGGTACCTTGCCAAAACGGAATGCAAAGGGCACAGAACCGGGTCTTGCACTATCGGCCAGGGATGGAGGGATGTCCAGTGCAGCGGGGGCCCCCCAGCTTCCTGGGGAAGAAGGAGACCGGTCACAGGATGTCTGGCAGTGGATGTTGGAGAGTGAGCGGCAGAGCAAGTCCAAGCCCCATAG TGCCCAAAGCATAAGAAAGAGCTACCCATTGGAGTCTGCCCGTGCGGCCCCAGGAGAACGAGTCAGCCGGCACCATCTGTTGGGGGCCAGCGGACACTCCCGCTCGGTGGCCCGGGCTCACCCATTTACCCAGGACCCTGCAATGCCTCCCCTTACCCCACCCAATACTTTGGCACAGCTGGAGGAAGCCTGCCGCAGGCTGGCAGAGGTGTCAAAGCCCCAGAAGCAGAG GTGCTGTGTGGCCAGTCAGCAGAGGGACAGGAACCACTCGGCCGCTGGTCAGGCAGGAGCCTCATCCTTCACCAACCCAAGCCTGGCTCCAGAGGA TCacaaagagccaaagaaactGGCAAGTGTCCACGCGCTCCAGGCCAGTGAGCTGGTTGTCACCTACTTTTTCTGTGGCGAAGAAATTCCATACAGGAGGATGCTGAAGGCTCAGAGCTTGACCCTGGGCCACTTCAAGGAGCAGCTCAGCAAAAAGGGAAATTACAG